A single Hippocampus zosterae strain Florida chromosome 19, ASM2543408v3, whole genome shotgun sequence DNA region contains:
- the ehd3 gene encoding EH domain-containing protein 3, translating into MFSWLGVDDRRKKEPEVFQTVSDGLKKLYKTKLLPLEESYKFHEFHSPALEDADFDNKPMVLLVGQYSTGKTSFIRYLLEQDFPGMRIGPEPTTDSFIAVMHGDTEGVIPGNALVVDPKKPFRKLNAFGNAFLNRFVCAQLTNPVLESISVIDTPGILSGEKQRISRGYDFAAVLEWFAERVDRIILLFDAHKLDISDEFSDVIKALKNHEDKIRVVLNKADQIETQQLMRVYGALMWSLGKIVNTPEVIRVYIGSFWSHPLLIPDNRKLFEAEEQDLFKDIQSLPRNAALRKLNDLIKRARLAKVHAYIISSLKKEMPAVFGRENKKKELIASLGDIYKRIEREHQISPGDFPNLKRMQDQLQAQDLTKFQPLKSKLLEAVDDMLAHDIAGLMVLVRQEETQRPNAIVKGGAFDGTLNGPFGHGYGEGAGEGIDEAEWVVARDKPAYDEIFYTLSPVNGKVTGANAKREMVKSKLPNTVLGKIWKLADIDKDGMLDDEEFALANHLIKVKLEGHELPTELPAHLLPPSKRKIPESM; encoded by the exons ATGTTCAGCTGGCTGGGAGTCGATGACCGCAGGAAGAAGGAGCCCGAGGTCTTCCAGACGGTCAGTGATGGTCTGAAGAAGCTTTACAAGACCAAGCTGTTGCCGCTGGAAGAGAGCTACAAGTTCCACGAGTTCCACTCACCGGCGCTGGAGGATGCCGACTTTGACAACAAGCCCATGGTCCTTCTGGTGGGCCAGTACTCCACAGGCAAGACCAGCTTCATACG TTACCTGTTGGAGCAGGATTTTCCCGGGATGCGCATCGGCCCCGAGCCCACCACGGATTCCTTCATCGCGGTGATGCACGGCGACACGGAGGGCGTGATCCCCGGCAATGCCCTTGTGGTGGACCCCAAGAAGCCCTTCAGGAAGCTGAACGCTTTCGGGAATGCCTTCCTCAACAG gtTTGTGTGCGCCCAGCTGACTAACCCAGTGTTGGAGAGCATCAGCGTGATTGACACCCCAGGGATCCTGTCAGGAGAGAAACAAAGAATCAGTCGAG GCTACGACTTTGCAGCCGTCCTGGAGTGGTTTGCCGAGCGCGTGGACCGGATCATCCTGCTCTTCGACGCTCACAAACTGGACATTTCCGACGAGTTTTCCGACGTGATCAAGGCGCTGAAGAACCACGAGGACAAGATAAG GGTGGTGTTGAACAAGGCCGACCAGATCGAGACTCAGCAGTTGATGCGAGTGTATGGTGCGCTCATGTGGTCGCTGGGAAAAATTGTCAACACACCTGAg GTGATTCGCGTGTACATCGGCTCCTTTTGGTCGCACCCGCTGCTGATTCCCGACAACAGGAAGCTGTTCGAGGCCGAGGAACAGGATTTGTTCAAGGACATCCAGTCGTTGCCGCGCAATGCCGCGCTGCGGAAGCTCAACGATCTGATCAAGCGGGCGAGGTTAGCAAAG GTCCACGCGTACATCATCAGTTCTCTGAAGAAGGAGATGCCAGCAGTGTTTGGCAGAGAGAACAAGAAGAAGGAGCTTATCGCCAGCCTGGGAGACATTTACAAGCGCATAGAGAGGGAACATCAGATATCACCTGGAGATTTTCCAAATCTCAAGAGGATGCAG GACCAACTCCAAGCTCAGGACCTCACCAAGTTCCAGCCCCTGAAGTCCAAGCTTCTGGAGGCTGTGGATGATATGCTTGCCCACGACATTGCCGGCCTGATGGTGTTAGTACGCCAGGAGGAGACACAGCGACCCAACGCCATAGTCAAGGGCGGCGCCTTTGACGGCACGCTCAACGGCCCCTTCGGCCACGGCTACGGAGAGGGTGCCGGCGAGGGTATCGACGAAGCCGAGTGGGTGGTGGCGCGCGATAAGCCGGCCTACGACGAGATCTTCTACACGTTGTCGCCAGTCAACGGCAAGGTGACGGGCGCCAACGCCAAACGAGAGATGGTTAAATCCAAGCTGCCCAACACGGTGCTTGGGAAGATCTGGAAGCTGGCCGACATTGACAAGGATGGCATGCTGGACGACGAAGAGTTCGCACTGGCCAACCACCTCATTAAAGTGAAGCTGGAGGGACACGAGCTGCCCACCGAGCTGCCGGCCCATCTGCTGCCTCCTTCTAAGAGGAAAATACCAGAGTCAATGTAA
- the il20ra gene encoding interleukin-20 receptor subunit alpha isoform X1 — protein MKVMRAVLFLFILGGVDFSSGSSVPPSPVNVTFTSLNLKNVLEWLPGNETPDGTRYTVQFALYGDSVAGSKRVNWRPVPRCKETERTWCDLSRETWDAEQGYYGRVRAVGAGLSKWVVTQMRFIPKADTTFGQPQISVEVKDNNAIIYLSGPIRYQPDDHAPPISMAWLYPQMTYNLSVYNSRQGRVHHLPVTSSPYKYGPMDFETEYCFSAQARFLSLRFNCHRSERLCITTGKDPVIGQVQMAVVGIVCPSLCICIVLVVGYILYHYLMGNGQKRPHTLDVASLHLQPNASLLPDAITPLKSQCPLDDDDKDNNASDCVIYSAAQHPQPPPEPEEPCADSLSYGVVGVATTDAGGQCDAHPNELPVKDATYPASQCSLPQAGSRRPLENATQSQSDFPTMYLANTAPHGLRMPMTEGKELNGSPYRRRGEDAENYSVLTPTGALRDEEGGPLCVEWDREKRKLVLPGLEMTMSRGEGEGGGKKVAMGDLGLEKVFVRQASREEAAPSQGATTGWEVDDIVRKWDLVISMNE, from the exons atgaaAGTCATGAGggctgttttatttcttttcatcctCGGGGGTGTGGACTTCTCTTCAG GCTCATCCGTTCCTCCGAGCCCAGTTAATGTCACGTTCACCTCGCTGAATCTGAAGAACGTACTTGAATGGCTCCCAGGAAATGAAACTCCGGATGGCACCCGCTACACCGTGCAGTTCGCCCT CTACGGCGACAGCGTGGCAGGAAGCAAGCGGGTGAACTGGAGGCCGGTGCCGAGGTGCAAGGAAACGGAGAGGACGTGGTGCGATCTGAGCCGCGAGACGTGGGATGCGGAGCAGGGCTACTACGGGCGGGTGCGCGCCGTGGGCGCCGGCCTTTCAAAGTGGGTCGTGACGCAGATGCGCTTCATTCCAAAGGCTGACA caacgttTGGGCAACCTCAGATCTCGGTGGAAGTGAAGGACAACAACGCCATCATCTACCTGTCGGGTCCAATCAGATATCAGCCAGATGATCACGCCCCGCCCATTTCCATGGCATGGCTCTATCCGCAGATGACCTACAACCTGTCGGTTTACAACAGCCGCCAAGGGAGAGTG CACCATCTTCCAGTCACCTCCAGCCCGTACAAATACGGACCGATGGATTTTGAGACGGAATACTGCTTCTCGGCCCAGGCCAGATTCCTCTCCTTGCGCTTCAACTGCCACCGGTCCGAGAGGCTCTGCATCACCACGGGAAAAG ATCCTGTCATCGGCCAAGTGCAGATGGCGGTTGTTGGCATTGTGTGTCCGTCGCTGTGCATCTGCATTGTTCTGGTGGTCGGCTACATTCTCTATCACTACCTGATGGGGAATGGACAGAAAAGGCCTCATACCCTG GACGTGGCTTCTTTACACCTTCAACCCAACGCAAGCTTACTCCCCGATGCCATCACCCCGTTGAAGAGCCAGTGTCCTTTGGACGATGACGACAAGGACAACAACGCATCAGACTGCGTAATTTACAGTGCTGCCCAGCATCCACAGCCGCCACCAGAGCCCGAAGAACCCTGCGCCGACTCTTTGAGCTACGGCGTGGTTGGGGTGGCCACGACGGATGCCGGTGGACAGTGCGACGCCCACCCTAACGAGTTGCCCGTTAAGGACGCCACCTATCCCGCCTCTCAGTGCTCCTTACCGCAAGCAGGAAGCAGACGTCCCCTGGAAAATGCGACCCAAAGTCAGTCGGACTTTCCAACAATGTATTTGGCAAATACAGCTCCACATGGCCTAAGAATGCCCATGACGGAGGGGAAGGAACTGAATGGGAGCCCATATCGGAGGCGTGGAGAAGACGCTGAAAACTACAGTGTCCTCACGCCGACAGGAGCGCTGCGAGACGAGGAGGGAGGACCGCTCTGCGTTGAATGGGACCGTGAAAAGAGGAAGCTGGTGCTGCCAGGGCTGGAGATGACAATGAGCCGGGGGGAAGGGGAAGGAGGCGGCAAGAAGGTAGCAATGGGCGATCTGGGGTTGGAAAAGGTGTTTGTCAGGCAAGCGTCACGGGAAGAGGCGGCACCGTCGCAAGGGGCCACTACAGGCTGGGAAGTGGATGACATTGTCAGAAAATGGGATTTGGTCATCTCTATGAATGAGTAG
- the stum gene encoding protein stum homolog has protein sequence MAQKDGSMGGDSLGVKAVPTGPTPGGGVVVEVREKKGPLRAAIPTMPFPLAVICLFLNTFIPGLGTFISAFTVLCGARSDLVAERGACCVFWLNVAAALIQIATAVIMVGWIMSIFWGMDMVILASYRDQGVPQDV, from the exons ATGGCACAGAAGGATGGGAGTATGGGGGGGGACAGTTTGGGGGTCAAAGCTGTCCCGACGGGCCCCACGCCGGGGGGCGGCGTGGTGGTGGAGGTCCGCGAGAAGAAGGGACCCCTGAGGGCCGCCATACCTACGATGCCTTTCCCTCTGGCGGTCATATGCCTCTTCCTCAACACCTTCATACCTGGACTAG GTACCTTCATCTCAGCCTTCACGGTGCTGTGCGGCGCTCGCAGCGACCTGGTGGCCGAGCGCGGCGCGTGCTGCGTCTTTTGGCTCAACGTGGCAGCCGCTCTCATCCAGATTGCGACGGCTGTCATCATGGTGGGCTGGATCATGAGCATTTTCTGGGGCATGGACATGGTCATCCTGGCAA GCTACAGAGATCAGGGCGTTCCTCAGGACGTCTGA
- the il20ra gene encoding interleukin-20 receptor subunit alpha isoform X2 produces MRAVLFLFILGGVDFSSGSSVPPSPVNVTFTSLNLKNVLEWLPGNETPDGTRYTVQFALYGDSVAGSKRVNWRPVPRCKETERTWCDLSRETWDAEQGYYGRVRAVGAGLSKWVVTQMRFIPKADTTFGQPQISVEVKDNNAIIYLSGPIRYQPDDHAPPISMAWLYPQMTYNLSVYNSRQGRVHHLPVTSSPYKYGPMDFETEYCFSAQARFLSLRFNCHRSERLCITTGKDPVIGQVQMAVVGIVCPSLCICIVLVVGYILYHYLMGNGQKRPHTLDVASLHLQPNASLLPDAITPLKSQCPLDDDDKDNNASDCVIYSAAQHPQPPPEPEEPCADSLSYGVVGVATTDAGGQCDAHPNELPVKDATYPASQCSLPQAGSRRPLENATQSQSDFPTMYLANTAPHGLRMPMTEGKELNGSPYRRRGEDAENYSVLTPTGALRDEEGGPLCVEWDREKRKLVLPGLEMTMSRGEGEGGGKKVAMGDLGLEKVFVRQASREEAAPSQGATTGWEVDDIVRKWDLVISMNE; encoded by the exons aTGAGggctgttttatttcttttcatcctCGGAGGTGTGGACTTCTCTTCAG GCTCATCCGTTCCTCCGAGCCCAGTTAATGTCACGTTCACCTCGCTGAATCTGAAGAACGTACTTGAATGGCTCCCAGGAAATGAAACTCCGGATGGCACCCGCTACACCGTGCAGTTCGCCCT CTACGGCGACAGCGTGGCAGGAAGCAAGCGGGTGAACTGGAGGCCGGTGCCGAGGTGCAAGGAAACGGAGAGGACGTGGTGCGATCTGAGCCGCGAGACGTGGGATGCGGAGCAGGGCTACTACGGGCGGGTGCGCGCCGTGGGCGCCGGCCTTTCAAAGTGGGTCGTGACGCAGATGCGCTTCATTCCAAAGGCTGACA caacgttTGGGCAACCTCAGATCTCGGTGGAAGTGAAGGACAACAACGCCATCATCTACCTGTCGGGTCCAATCAGATATCAGCCAGATGATCACGCCCCGCCCATTTCCATGGCATGGCTCTATCCGCAGATGACCTACAACCTGTCGGTTTACAACAGCCGCCAAGGGAGAGTG CACCATCTTCCAGTCACCTCCAGCCCGTACAAATACGGACCGATGGATTTTGAGACGGAATACTGCTTCTCGGCCCAGGCCAGATTCCTCTCCTTGCGCTTCAACTGCCACCGGTCCGAGAGGCTCTGCATCACCACGGGAAAAG ATCCTGTCATCGGCCAAGTGCAGATGGCGGTTGTTGGCATTGTGTGTCCGTCGCTGTGCATCTGCATTGTTCTGGTGGTCGGCTACATTCTCTATCACTACCTGATGGGGAATGGACAGAAAAGGCCTCATACCCTG GACGTGGCTTCTTTACACCTTCAACCCAACGCAAGCTTACTCCCCGATGCCATCACCCCGTTGAAGAGCCAGTGTCCTTTGGACGATGACGACAAGGACAACAACGCATCAGACTGCGTAATTTACAGTGCTGCCCAGCATCCACAGCCGCCACCAGAGCCCGAAGAACCCTGCGCCGACTCTTTGAGCTACGGCGTGGTTGGGGTGGCCACGACGGATGCCGGTGGACAGTGCGACGCCCACCCTAACGAGTTGCCCGTTAAGGACGCCACCTATCCCGCCTCTCAGTGCTCCTTACCGCAAGCAGGAAGCAGACGTCCCCTGGAAAATGCGACCCAAAGTCAGTCGGACTTTCCAACAATGTATTTGGCAAATACAGCTCCACATGGCCTAAGAATGCCCATGACGGAGGGGAAGGAACTGAATGGGAGCCCATATCGGAGGCGTGGAGAAGACGCTGAAAACTACAGTGTCCTCACGCCGACAGGAGCGCTGCGAGACGAGGAGGGAGGACCGCTCTGCGTTGAATGGGACCGTGAAAAGAGGAAGCTGGTGCTGCCAGGGCTGGAGATGACAATGAGCCGGGGGGAAGGGGAAGGAGGCGGCAAGAAGGTAGCAATGGGCGATCTGGGGTTGGAAAAGGTGTTTGTCAGGCAAGCGTCACGGGAAGAGGCGGCACCGTCGCAAGGGGCCACTACAGGCTGGGAAGTGGATGACATTGTCAGAAAATGGGATTTGGTCATCTCTATGAATGAGTAG